cttaatataattacatcatttctaaTAATGTTGCCTATATCATTTATAATGATAATGATGCCTACACCATTAATACCTTCATTTTTCTACTTCCAGTCCCACAAATGCATGCACTCTTCCCTCTCAAATTGATTGACTCTTCTTCATTTGCCATTACATAGTtaatatatatgttatttataccgataaatatatttatatatctatatctagtTTTATATATGACAAATTATGATAATGGGAAGCTGTTTACCTGTGTCTGATATTTGGTATGAGGAAAAATATCCCATGTATATTAACAATATCAAgatcaaaaaatagaaaacaaaccaaagacaaTATATGGAGGTTTTGGTCAGTGTGGCATATATATCAGAGCAACACTCAGATGTTATAACTCactaaatttttttcttggtggAATCCATGAATGACTCAAGTCAAAAATCAATTAACATATCACAGAAATCAAGATACCTTTGTGATAAGTTTCCCCAAGGCTTTCTTCATATCCTTATTCCTTAAACTATAGATAAAGGGGTTCAACATTTGTGGGAGGACCGTGTACATCATATATGACACTGTAGTTATCTGAGGTGAAACAGTAATTGCAGAACTGATGTAAACTCCCACTGCTGCACCATAGAATAAAGATACAACTACAAAGTGAGAACCACAAGTGGAAAAGGCTTTATACCTTCCTTTCAGTGAGGATATTCtcaaaatagaagaaacaattcgAGTATAAGAGAAAATGATTCCAGAAATTGGAATGCCACCAAATATAAATGTTGCAAGATATATCAGAATGTAGTTGATGAGAGCATCAGAACAGGTAAGTTTGATGACCTGAGCAAGTTCACAGAAGAATAGAGGAAGTTGAAAGTTTGTGCAAAATGAGAGCCGCAGTACCATCAGACACTGTAATAAACTGTTCACAATGCTAATGATCAGGGACAATAGAATTAGCAGACAACAGAAGTTTGGATTCATAATCACTGTATAGTTCAGAGGATGGCAAATAGCTGCATAGCGGTCATAAGCCATTGCAGCAAGGACACAGCTTTCTAATACagcaaaattcaaaacaaagcaGGCCTGAGTGAGGCAGCCTGCGTAACTGATGCTCTGatcatgtgtgtggatgttctTCAGCATATTAGGGACTGTGGTTGTACTTAGGCAGATATCAGTAAATGAAAGTTTGGAGAGAAATAAGTACATGGGTGTTTGTAGATGGGAGTCAGAGATGACAgcaagaatgatgagcaaatttCCCAGAATTGTGACCAGATATGTAAACAGGAAGAGGCCAAAGATGAGGGGCTCCATTGTAGCATCATGGGTTAGCTCCATTAGAAAAAAGTGGAAGATGCCTGTTTGATTTCCAGGTTCCATGCTGCTAATAAACCTAATAGAAACACAGAGTGATTTGAAATATTTGGACACCATGCTTCAGCATCACTTGGCGACATTTTACACATAAAAGTTTTACTCTAAACCCAGACATATACTTCAGTTTCATTTAAGACATATCCCAGAAagtaatacttaaaattttatgcaTTTGATTTTGACAAATGCtgattttttcacttattttttatatttgaataggGAAGTTCTTGCACATTGCCACACATGTAGAGGAACTTACAAGTGTCAGTTCTCTCTCTTTGTCCCATTAGCCTTGGGCT
This genomic stretch from Cricetulus griseus strain 17A/GY chromosome 4, alternate assembly CriGri-PICRH-1.0, whole genome shotgun sequence harbors:
- the LOC100766531 gene encoding olfactory receptor 7G2-like isoform X3, with the translated sequence MEPGNQTGIFHFFLMELTHDATMEPLIFGLFLFTYLVTILGNLLIILAVISDSHLQTPMYLFLSKLSFTDICLSTTTVPNMLKNIHTHDQSISYAGCLTQACFVLNFAVLESCVLAAMAYDRYAAICHPLNYTVIMNPNFCCLLILLSLIISIVNSLLQCLMVLRLSFCTNFQLPLFFCELAQVIKLTCSDALINYILIYLATFIFGGIPISGIIFSYTRIVSSILRISSLKGRYKAFSTCGSHFVVVSLFYGAAVGVYISSAITVSPQITTVSYMMYTVLPQMLNPFIYSLRNKDMKKALGKLITKVS